A genomic window from Chanodichthys erythropterus isolate Z2021 chromosome 1, ASM2448905v1, whole genome shotgun sequence includes:
- the ccdc85b gene encoding coiled-coil domain-containing protein 85B: MGSDSEILNRELSKMSDEDLLTCSKEELVNRLRKEESDKMSALIQRGRLIKEVNKQLQGHLLEIRELKVINQRLQEENQELRDLCCFLDDDRLKVKKLAREWQLFGHHAAKVMREDLGGYLKKLADLERMQDGLVKENLDLKELCLVLEEECVSRSDSSPGGSTDLNIPCMVARDVGDGSSSTGSVGSPDQLHLVCSPDD, from the coding sequence GACAGTGAAATATTGAACCGGGAGCTGTCAAAGATGTCCGACGAAGACTTGCTGACTTGTTCTAAGGAAGAGCTGGTGAATCGACTCCGCAAAGAAGAGTCGGATAAGATGTCTGCTCTCATACAGCGCGGCCGATTAATCAAGGAGGTCAATAAACAACTGCAGGGACATCTGCTTGAAATCAGGGAACTCAAAGTCATCAACCAGCGGCTGCAAGAGGAGAACCAGGAACTTCGGGATTTATGCTGCTTTCTGGACGACGACCGTCTGAAGGTGAAGAAGCTCGCGCGTGAGTGGCAACTATTCGGCCATCATGCTGCCAAAGTGATGCGCGAGGACCTCGGCGGATACCTCAAGAAGCTCGCCGACCTGGAGCGGATGCAGGACGGTCTGGTGAAGGAGAATCTGGATCTGAAGGAACTTTGTTTGGTGCTTGAGGAAGAGTGCGTGAGCAGAAGTGATTCCAGCCCGGGCGGCTCCACGGATCTCAACATACCGTGTATGGTGGCCCGGGATGTGGGTGACGGGAGCTCCAGCACCGGGAGCGTTGGCAGTCCAGACCAGCTGCACTTGGTGTGTTCACCAGATGACTGA